From the genome of Halorussus caseinilyticus, one region includes:
- a CDS encoding cellulase family glycosylhydrolase translates to MDDDDVSRGVPLDDRDGLDNRDGRNARDARDDGNPSRDGDDGNPSRDGDPLRNARGAVYIPQKDWNAYQTWADYENSVVERDLGYAAELGLNSVRVFASYEYWREDGPTFFAHVEHFLSACHARDIRPLVVLFEAPPKSPPTEANLHATDPENAFGVHSPSRPEVLQPRNWKGYDRSPAHFARRWAREYAEDDRLLATEIMNEPGKVRPRRDFVIDALRAVRSEAPDATLTMGTKDVRFARFYDDSTRLDGLAGLDAYQFHMNLPRTPDDARRYATEQRALADEIAEEVAERDGPARKPLWCTEWQRTLEEPPSRFAPNLASLAPTMRRLREEGTIDGDFFWSLMLRPAYLREPRQKGRVNGLFHEDGAVYSRLDAEIVADRQLDLTGRHAFPSSWSAHRFPYPDAVAEVVPDSSDATGADDVNDAAFSAAETRSEAEARSATEPRSEADGPATFRELRESLAERIRRTLGLKSDDE, encoded by the coding sequence GTGGACGACGACGATGTATCCCGTGGAGTCCCTCTCGATGACCGAGACGGTCTTGACAACCGAGACGGCCGCAACGCCCGAGACGCCCGCGACGACGGAAACCCTTCCCGCGACGGCGACGACGGAAACCCTTCCCGCGACGGCGACCCCCTCCGAAACGCCCGCGGCGCGGTGTACATCCCGCAGAAGGACTGGAACGCCTATCAGACGTGGGCCGACTACGAGAACTCCGTCGTAGAGCGGGACCTCGGATACGCCGCCGAACTCGGCCTGAACAGCGTCCGCGTCTTCGCGTCCTACGAGTACTGGCGCGAGGACGGCCCGACGTTCTTCGCGCACGTCGAGCATTTCCTGTCGGCCTGTCACGCCCGCGACATCCGCCCGCTCGTTGTCCTGTTCGAGGCCCCGCCGAAGTCTCCGCCCACCGAGGCCAACCTCCACGCGACCGACCCCGAGAACGCCTTCGGCGTCCACTCGCCGTCGCGTCCCGAAGTCCTCCAACCCCGAAACTGGAAGGGGTACGACCGGTCGCCCGCCCACTTCGCCCGGCGGTGGGCACGGGAGTACGCCGAGGACGACCGCTTGCTCGCTACCGAAATCATGAACGAACCCGGCAAGGTCCGACCACGCCGGGACTTCGTAATCGACGCGCTCCGAGCGGTCCGGTCCGAAGCCCCGGACGCCACGCTCACGATGGGCACCAAGGACGTGCGCTTCGCTCGGTTCTACGACGACAGCACCCGCCTCGACGGTCTCGCCGGACTCGACGCCTACCAGTTTCACATGAACCTCCCGCGGACGCCGGACGACGCTCGCCGGTACGCGACCGAACAGCGCGCGCTCGCCGACGAAATCGCCGAGGAGGTGGCGGAACGCGACGGACCCGCCCGCAAACCCCTCTGGTGTACCGAGTGGCAACGCACCCTCGAAGAACCGCCTTCGCGATTCGCGCCGAACCTCGCCAGTCTCGCGCCGACGATGCGGCGACTCCGCGAGGAGGGAACCATCGACGGCGACTTCTTCTGGAGTCTGATGCTCCGCCCGGCGTACCTCCGCGAACCGCGGCAGAAGGGACGCGTCAACGGCCTGTTCCACGAGGACGGCGCGGTCTACTCCCGACTCGACGCCGAGATAGTCGCGGACCGACAACTCGACCTGACCGGCCGACACGCGTTCCCCTCGTCGTGGAGCGCACACCGATTTCCGTATCCGGACGCGGTGGCCGAGGTGGTTCCCGATTCGAGCGACGCGACCGGTGCGGACGACGTGAACGACGCCGCCTTCTCCGCGGCCGAAACTCGCTCGGAGGCGGAAGCACGCTCCGCGACCGAACCCCGGTCGGAGGCCGACGGCCCCGCGACCTTCCGAGAACTCCGGGAGTCGCTGGCGGAGCGAATCAGACGGACGCTCGGGTTGAAATCCGACGACGAGTGA
- a CDS encoding aldehyde dehydrogenase family protein — MSQQPLQRRERLYIDGEWLDADDVLEVTDLADGGSFAQVAAASPEQADDALAAAQRAQSAMRETTIPQRAEWMDEIADGLLERKEELAEVIVREAGKPISSARGEVESAAERFRRAKEEIRSLKGEFREGTTAGHEGWDAIVKHEPMGTVLAITPYNYPVSTTALSVAPAMASGNCVILKPASDTPVSAAILADVVSELDLPDGAFNFVSGRGSVIGDVLSGDDRINVVSMTGSSGAGKHVAKESGMVNLHMELGGNAPAVVFPDADLSDVAGQCAKGSFKYAGQRCSAVSRVLAHEEAHDEIVDLLEAEVDSWQPGDLFEEDTTMGPLINEGQAEWVEELVEDAVEKGADLVRGGERDGAHFEPTLLANVPHDARIVHEEQFGPVAVVTTFEDEEEAVEIANHGDLALDAAVFTSDYDRAMQMADELDAGAVRINGAPSHGLGDVPFGGNKASGIGRQGLHTTIEEMVRKKSIIL; from the coding sequence ATGTCCCAACAACCACTCCAGCGTCGGGAGCGCCTGTACATCGATGGCGAATGGCTCGACGCCGACGACGTACTCGAAGTCACCGACCTCGCGGACGGCGGGTCGTTCGCACAGGTAGCCGCCGCGAGTCCCGAACAGGCCGACGACGCGCTCGCCGCCGCGCAACGCGCCCAGTCCGCGATGCGCGAGACCACCATCCCTCAGCGCGCCGAGTGGATGGACGAGATTGCCGACGGCCTGCTCGAACGCAAGGAGGAACTCGCGGAGGTCATCGTCCGCGAGGCGGGCAAGCCCATCTCGTCGGCCCGCGGCGAAGTCGAGTCCGCCGCCGAGCGGTTCCGGCGCGCCAAAGAGGAGATTCGCTCGCTGAAAGGCGAGTTCCGCGAGGGGACCACCGCCGGACACGAAGGCTGGGACGCCATCGTCAAGCACGAACCGATGGGGACCGTGCTGGCTATCACGCCGTACAACTACCCGGTCTCGACCACCGCGCTGTCGGTCGCGCCCGCGATGGCCTCGGGCAACTGCGTCATCCTCAAGCCCGCGAGCGACACGCCGGTCAGCGCCGCGATTCTGGCCGACGTAGTGTCGGAACTCGACCTTCCCGACGGCGCGTTCAACTTCGTTTCGGGCCGCGGGAGCGTCATCGGCGACGTGCTCTCGGGGGACGACCGCATCAACGTCGTGTCGATGACCGGCTCCAGCGGAGCGGGCAAGCACGTCGCCAAGGAGAGCGGCATGGTCAACCTCCACATGGAACTCGGCGGGAACGCGCCCGCCGTCGTCTTCCCCGACGCCGACCTGTCGGACGTGGCGGGCCAGTGCGCCAAGGGGTCGTTCAAGTACGCGGGCCAGCGATGCTCGGCGGTCAGCAGGGTGCTGGCCCACGAGGAAGCTCACGACGAAATCGTGGACCTGCTGGAGGCCGAAGTCGATAGCTGGCAACCCGGCGACCTCTTCGAGGAGGACACCACGATGGGACCGCTCATCAACGAGGGGCAGGCCGAGTGGGTCGAGGAACTGGTCGAAGACGCCGTGGAGAAGGGCGCTGACCTCGTGCGCGGCGGCGAACGCGACGGCGCTCACTTCGAACCCACCCTGCTGGCGAACGTTCCCCACGACGCCCGCATCGTCCACGAAGAGCAGTTCGGACCGGTCGCCGTCGTGACGACCTTCGAGGACGAGGAGGAGGCCGTCGAGATTGCGAACCACGGGGACCTCGCGCTCGACGCCGCGGTGTTCACCAGCGACTACGACCGCGCGATGCAGATGGCCGACGAACTCGACGCTGGCGCGGTCCGCATCAACGGTGCCCCGAGTCACGGTCTGGGCGACGTTCCCTTCGGCGGAAACAAGGCCTCCGGCATCGGTCGGCAGGGTCTCCACACCACCATCGAGGAGATGGTCCGCAAGAAGAGCATCATCCTCTGA
- a CDS encoding carbon-nitrogen hydrolase family protein produces the protein MTDAGPPADAPTVAACQMSVADLDVAANVESICERVSDLPPDVDVALFPEYALTGFVADERAYAAARSRDADELARLSDLAVTTDCALLVGFVEVVGDDDAIPDASVVSTAEPSPSAAPSEPTSRAAPPEPAYYNAVAYLHPDGGTTVYRKRHLWAGEREVLLPGRERVTVETPAGTTGLLTCYDLNFVGESAAFARPEVDALFVVGAWPAAHSQNWKLLLRARALDGVRWVVGAGRTGEKTVGDPTEYAGRSRVVRPDGSVQAGLNRAERDLVADLDPAVLAECREFVPVFEDRK, from the coding sequence GTGACCGACGCCGGACCTCCCGCCGACGCGCCGACCGTCGCGGCCTGCCAGATGTCGGTGGCCGACCTCGACGTAGCGGCGAACGTAGAGTCGATTTGCGAGCGCGTGAGCGACCTTCCCCCGGACGTGGACGTGGCGCTGTTCCCCGAGTACGCCCTGACGGGGTTCGTCGCGGACGAACGCGCCTACGCCGCCGCCCGGTCGCGCGACGCGGACGAACTCGCCCGTCTGAGCGACCTCGCGGTCACAACCGACTGCGCCCTCCTCGTCGGATTCGTCGAGGTAGTGGGCGACGACGACGCTATCCCGGACGCCAGCGTCGTTTCGACGGCCGAACCGTCCCCCAGTGCCGCGCCCTCCGAACCGACCTCCCGCGCCGCACCGCCGGAACCGGCCTACTACAACGCCGTCGCGTACCTTCACCCTGACGGCGGGACCACGGTCTACCGCAAGCGCCACCTTTGGGCGGGCGAGCGCGAAGTCCTCCTCCCCGGCCGTGAACGCGTCACCGTCGAGACGCCCGCGGGCACGACGGGTCTCCTGACGTGCTACGACCTCAACTTCGTCGGCGAGAGCGCGGCGTTCGCCCGGCCGGAGGTGGATGCCCTCTTCGTCGTCGGCGCGTGGCCCGCGGCCCACAGCCAGAACTGGAAACTCCTCCTGCGCGCCCGCGCCCTCGACGGGGTTCGCTGGGTCGTCGGTGCCGGTCGCACGGGCGAGAAGACGGTCGGCGACCCTACGGAGTACGCCGGGCGCTCGCGTGTCGTCCGACCGGACGGGAGCGTGCAGGCCGGGTTGAACCGCGCCGAGCGCGATTTGGTGGCCGACTTGGACCCCGCGGTACTGGCTGAGTGCCGGGAGTTCGTCCCGGTGTTCGAGGACAGGAAATGA
- the dpsA gene encoding DNA starvation/stationary phase protection protein DpsA, whose protein sequence is MSQQRQVLQQAGTVEGNAVRFDAEKAEQVVEALNADLSATYVLYHQLRKHHWNVAGAQSGELRRFLGEAAADAQRHADALARRIGAIGGVPVSGPAAFERHSPVPFEGEDVYDVRTSLENDLEAYGDLIESVSSHIELAESLGDHATGTLLRNQLVDLESRAHAIDGFLGHDSLTLWG, encoded by the coding sequence GTGAGCCAACAGCGGCAGGTACTCCAGCAGGCGGGCACCGTCGAGGGCAACGCCGTGCGCTTCGACGCCGAGAAAGCCGAGCAGGTGGTCGAGGCGCTGAACGCCGACCTCTCGGCGACCTACGTCCTCTATCACCAACTTCGGAAGCACCACTGGAACGTCGCGGGGGCGCAGTCGGGCGAACTCCGGCGGTTCCTCGGCGAGGCGGCCGCCGACGCCCAACGCCACGCCGACGCGCTAGCGCGTCGAATCGGCGCAATCGGCGGCGTCCCCGTGAGCGGTCCGGCGGCGTTCGAGCGCCACAGTCCCGTCCCGTTCGAGGGCGAGGACGTGTACGACGTGCGGACTTCGCTCGAAAACGACCTCGAAGCCTACGGCGACCTCATCGAGAGCGTCAGTAGCCACATCGAACTCGCCGAGAGTCTCGGCGACCACGCCACCGGCACCCTCCTGCGGAACCAACTGGTCGACCTCGAATCGCGCGCCCACGCCATCGACGGCTTTCTCGGCCACGACTCGCTGACGTTGTGGGGGTGA
- a CDS encoding DUF7504 family protein, which produces MCGEERRGSPEATARFRHRLASLKRSGCNILLVGTDALDAACERLLGESSAGPRYRLFVTTDATPAVAHSKLTSAQSGPYRDEAAVVDWQADVRGGCATGVRGETPTDGSGRSGEDGPSVRDSTGPSFRSVTVDSDALGDLGTSIEETIEQLGSGVGSLSPAELRLCFESITPIVADYDDRDVRRFLLGVTETVERFDGMAHYHLPAEYDSETVDSIEALFDAVVEVQYGSGGIEQRWHLADPDITTDWLAL; this is translated from the coding sequence ATGTGTGGGGAGGAACGAAGGGGGAGTCCGGAAGCGACAGCCCGATTTCGACATCGGCTTGCGAGTCTCAAACGAAGCGGGTGCAACATCTTACTCGTCGGTACCGACGCCTTGGACGCGGCCTGCGAGCGGCTTTTGGGGGAGTCGAGCGCAGGCCCTCGGTACCGGTTGTTCGTGACGACGGACGCGACACCGGCGGTAGCACACTCGAAGCTCACGTCCGCCCAGTCGGGACCGTACCGCGACGAGGCCGCAGTCGTGGACTGGCAGGCCGACGTTCGGGGCGGGTGTGCGACCGGCGTCCGCGGCGAGACGCCGACCGACGGTTCGGGCCGTTCCGGGGAGGACGGGCCGAGCGTCCGCGATTCGACGGGTCCGTCGTTCCGGTCCGTGACGGTCGATAGCGACGCTCTCGGGGACCTCGGGACGAGCATCGAGGAGACCATCGAACAACTCGGTTCGGGCGTCGGGAGTCTCTCGCCCGCAGAGCTTCGGCTCTGCTTCGAGTCGATTACGCCGATAGTCGCCGACTACGACGACCGGGACGTACGCCGGTTCCTGCTCGGCGTGACCGAGACCGTCGAACGATTCGACGGCATGGCTCACTACCACCTTCCGGCCGAATACGACTCGGAGACGGTCGATTCCATCGAAGCCCTGTTCGACGCAGTGGTCGAAGTCCAGTACGGAAGCGGCGGGATAGAGCAACGCTGGCACCTCGCGGACCCCGACATCACGACGGACTGGCTTGCGCTGTAG
- a CDS encoding NADH:flavin oxidoreductase/NADH oxidase, with product MSDHLFSPLSIRGTTVRNRVMVSPMCQYSCDRDGFATDWHEVHLGSRATGGAGIVMTEATAVEPRGRISPHDLGIWSDDHADALAPVAAFVSERGATPAIQLAHAGRKASKTRPWDGSEPLQPDEGGWETLAPSAVPYPFEEGEPPRTARMDLDDIEGLRDDFVAAAERALDAGFEIAEVHAAHGYLLHEFLSPVTNRRDDEYGGDFEGRTRLVREIVEEVREVWPDDKPVFVRVSATDWLPDRESWTVEDTARLAPLLAEAGADLVDVSAGGLHPDQQIPQMGPNYQVRYAERVGESTDALVGAVGGISEAEQADALIRNDRADLAIVGREHLRDPYFALHAAEKLGVEDEVEWPIQYRRAVQ from the coding sequence ATGAGTGACCACCTGTTCAGTCCGCTGTCGATTCGCGGGACCACGGTCCGAAACCGCGTGATGGTGTCGCCGATGTGTCAGTACTCGTGCGACCGCGACGGTTTCGCCACCGACTGGCACGAGGTTCACCTCGGGAGTCGCGCCACCGGCGGCGCTGGCATCGTGATGACCGAAGCGACCGCGGTGGAACCGCGGGGTCGCATCTCGCCACACGACCTCGGCATCTGGAGCGACGACCACGCAGACGCCCTCGCGCCGGTCGCCGCGTTCGTCTCCGAACGCGGCGCGACTCCGGCAATCCAGTTGGCCCACGCGGGCCGAAAGGCCAGCAAGACCCGGCCGTGGGACGGTAGCGAACCGCTCCAACCCGACGAGGGCGGATGGGAGACCCTCGCGCCGAGCGCGGTCCCCTACCCCTTCGAGGAAGGCGAACCGCCACGGACCGCGCGGATGGACCTCGACGACATCGAAGGACTCCGAGACGACTTCGTGGCCGCCGCAGAGCGCGCCCTCGACGCTGGCTTCGAAATCGCGGAGGTCCACGCCGCCCACGGCTACCTGCTCCACGAGTTCCTCTCGCCCGTCACGAACCGCCGCGACGACGAGTACGGCGGCGACTTCGAGGGCCGGACCCGCCTCGTCCGCGAAATCGTCGAAGAAGTCCGCGAAGTCTGGCCCGACGACAAGCCGGTGTTCGTCCGGGTCTCGGCGACCGACTGGCTTCCCGACCGCGAGTCGTGGACCGTCGAGGACACCGCCAGACTCGCGCCGCTTCTCGCCGAGGCGGGCGCGGACCTCGTGGACGTGAGCGCGGGCGGACTCCACCCCGACCAGCAGATTCCACAGATGGGACCGAACTATCAGGTGCGCTACGCCGAGCGAGTGGGCGAGTCCACGGATGCGCTCGTCGGCGCTGTCGGGGGCATCTCCGAGGCCGAACAAGCCGACGCCTTGATTCGCAACGACCGGGCGGACCTCGCCATCGTCGGCCGGGAACATCTCCGAGACCCCTACTTCGCGCTCCACGCCGCCGAGAAACTGGGCGTTGAGGACGAGGTAGAGTGGCCGATTCAGTACCGGCGCGCGGTCCAGTAG
- a CDS encoding GNAT family N-acetyltransferase translates to MNYRALPDDRKEQFQEYVEYAFSLEEGPQDDYDWDPDDQPDEPRALFDGDRMLCVCSHNWFRTSLRGREFEMPGLSAVASPPEHRRQGNVARLLAESLAEYRERGDFLTALWAFEHPFYERQGWGIANKCGRYECAPEALSFARDSPLAGGEFRPVDRDEYDRLAPVLTAADEGYELTVQRTEEWWRKRVFSDWRGDAYVYGWERDGDIRGYVVYRVLDANEGKRLHVEELAAADREARLNCLRLLANHDSQVEQVSIYGPPETTLLDAAADPEAIDCEISAGPMVRLVDVPAAFEALEYPTDLDAEFSISVADPLAAWNDGTFRVAVADGRATCEPADEDRPDATAGVGALSQVYVGYHSVADAETFADIEVRDSGTRDALVAMFPEREVFLRETF, encoded by the coding sequence ATGAACTATCGCGCGCTCCCGGACGATCGGAAGGAGCAGTTTCAGGAGTACGTCGAGTACGCCTTCAGCCTCGAAGAGGGGCCGCAGGACGACTACGACTGGGACCCCGACGACCAACCGGACGAACCGCGCGCGCTGTTCGACGGCGACCGGATGCTCTGCGTCTGCAGTCACAACTGGTTCCGGACCTCGCTCCGGGGGCGGGAGTTCGAGATGCCCGGCCTGTCGGCGGTGGCGTCCCCGCCCGAACACCGTCGGCAGGGCAACGTCGCCCGGTTGCTCGCGGAGTCGCTGGCGGAGTACCGCGAGCGCGGCGACTTCCTGACGGCGCTGTGGGCGTTCGAGCATCCCTTCTACGAGCGACAAGGGTGGGGGATAGCGAACAAGTGCGGCCGGTACGAGTGCGCGCCCGAGGCGCTGTCGTTCGCCAGAGACTCCCCGCTCGCTGGCGGCGAGTTCCGACCGGTGGACCGAGACGAGTACGACCGCCTCGCCCCGGTTCTCACGGCCGCGGACGAGGGGTACGAACTCACCGTCCAGCGAACCGAAGAGTGGTGGCGAAAGCGCGTCTTCAGCGACTGGCGCGGGGACGCCTACGTCTACGGGTGGGAGCGCGACGGCGACATCCGGGGCTACGTCGTCTACCGCGTCCTCGACGCGAACGAGGGCAAGCGCCTCCACGTCGAGGAACTCGCCGCGGCGGACCGCGAGGCGCGCCTGAACTGCCTGCGACTGCTCGCAAACCACGACTCGCAGGTCGAGCAGGTGAGCATCTACGGACCGCCGGAGACGACCCTACTCGACGCCGCCGCCGACCCAGAGGCCATCGACTGCGAGATTAGCGCCGGGCCGATGGTCCGACTCGTGGACGTTCCGGCCGCGTTCGAGGCGTTGGAGTACCCGACCGACCTCGACGCCGAGTTTTCGATTTCGGTCGCCGACCCCCTCGCGGCGTGGAACGACGGGACCTTCCGGGTCGCCGTCGCGGACGGTCGGGCGACCTGCGAACCCGCGGACGAGGACCGCCCGGACGCGACCGCCGGGGTCGGCGCGCTCTCGCAGGTCTACGTCGGCTATCACTCGGTCGCGGACGCCGAGACGTTCGCCGACATCGAAGTCCGGGATTCGGGGACGCGAGACGCCCTCGTCGCGATGTTCCCCGAGCGAGAGGTGTTCCTCCGCGAGACGTTCTGA
- a CDS encoding DUF7547 family protein, translating to MRDDRDDRDGEDGRRNPEKLDERVEELETRVRELRDELGRPPEGPLGLPRPPTPREVLSFTGEYAIPTAIAMLEANVRALKALQQVIRLLDPERSVVSEERDRLQSRAADASRLTLDRLESALEDVETTIREGDLPREDEARSILDDARRINREIRDRVESERREADETRERKRDIDRERSSSDSPDAGLDGGTTIELTDESDADGESADDESAEERAEVDVEAELRSIKDELEGRDERGPEVGKADAEDEADEDARADAESDDGDGDADGGAESSEDDADAE from the coding sequence ATGAGAGACGACCGCGACGACCGAGACGGCGAAGACGGCCGGCGCAATCCCGAAAAACTGGACGAGCGAGTCGAGGAACTCGAAACCCGAGTGCGCGAACTCCGCGACGAACTCGGCCGACCGCCCGAGGGACCGCTGGGTCTGCCGCGTCCGCCGACCCCGCGCGAGGTGCTGTCGTTTACCGGCGAGTACGCCATCCCGACCGCTATCGCCATGCTGGAGGCCAACGTCCGGGCGCTGAAGGCGCTCCAGCAGGTCATCCGACTGCTCGACCCCGAGCGGAGCGTCGTGAGCGAGGAGCGCGACCGACTCCAGTCGCGGGCCGCCGACGCGAGCAGACTCACCCTCGACCGACTGGAGTCGGCGCTCGAAGACGTGGAGACGACGATTCGGGAGGGCGACCTGCCCCGCGAGGACGAGGCCCGGAGCATCCTCGACGACGCCCGGCGCATCAACCGCGAGATACGCGACCGGGTGGAGAGCGAGCGCCGTGAGGCGGACGAGACCCGCGAGCGCAAGCGGGACATCGACCGCGAGCGGTCTTCGTCCGACTCCCCCGACGCCGGACTCGACGGCGGGACGACAATCGAACTGACCGACGAGAGCGACGCGGACGGCGAGAGTGCTGACGACGAATCGGCCGAAGAGCGCGCGGAGGTCGACGTGGAGGCCGAACTTCGGTCCATCAAGGACGAACTCGAAGGGCGCGACGAGCGCGGTCCGGAGGTGGGCAAAGCGGATGCGGAAGACGAAGCGGACGAGGACGCCCGAGCGGACGCTGAGTCGGACGATGGCGACGGTGACGCTGACGGCGGCGCTGAATCGAGCGAGGACGACGCGGACGCCGAATAG
- a CDS encoding metal-dependent hydrolase: MFPPGHYGMALALYAVVGYALLSRGYVRDALSGGGIVLSYTLFPDVDGQFEFLVHRGVTHTLWFALAVGVFCVLVVASALPNRPRREAVRGALWSFFLGSFAVVAHLLADVLNPWGVMPIYPVSPALYSLDLVRATNDAANYAMFAGGVAVATAAWFAGRRADRRSSLARRLYRRLRGRESVAE, from the coding sequence ATGTTTCCGCCGGGCCACTACGGGATGGCGCTCGCGCTCTACGCGGTGGTCGGGTACGCCCTGCTCTCGCGGGGGTACGTCCGTGACGCGCTCTCGGGCGGCGGAATCGTCCTCTCGTACACCCTCTTCCCGGACGTGGACGGCCAGTTCGAGTTTCTGGTCCACCGCGGCGTGACTCACACCCTCTGGTTCGCGCTCGCGGTCGGAGTCTTCTGCGTGCTGGTCGTGGCGTCGGCACTCCCGAATCGACCCCGCCGCGAGGCGGTTCGCGGCGCGCTCTGGTCGTTCTTCCTCGGCAGTTTCGCGGTGGTCGCCCACCTCCTCGCGGACGTACTGAACCCGTGGGGCGTGATGCCGATTTACCCCGTCTCGCCCGCGCTCTACTCGCTGGACCTCGTTCGCGCGACCAACGACGCCGCCAACTACGCCATGTTCGCGGGCGGCGTCGCCGTGGCGACGGCGGCGTGGTTCGCTGGCCGACGCGCCGACCGTCGGTCGTCGCTCGCCCGCCGACTCTACCGCCGACTCCGCGGCCGTGAGTCGGTGGCCGAGTAG
- a CDS encoding MaoC/PaaZ C-terminal domain-containing protein — MTPPSEGDTRTFQRTFTPEDVRQFGEVSGDEQPRHLEPDDEGRLLVHGLLTATMPTKIGGDLEVLGRSMAFDFRKPVYTGETLTCEMTIEEVTERADRYDLSAAVTCENEDGETVMTGTVEGLVWKQV; from the coding sequence ATGACGCCACCTTCGGAGGGCGACACCCGGACCTTCCAGCGCACCTTCACGCCCGAGGACGTTCGGCAGTTCGGCGAAGTCTCCGGCGACGAGCAACCCCGCCACCTCGAACCCGACGACGAGGGCCGCCTGCTGGTCCACGGCCTGCTCACGGCCACGATGCCGACCAAAATCGGCGGCGACTTGGAGGTCCTCGGTCGCTCGATGGCGTTCGACTTCCGCAAGCCCGTCTACACCGGCGAGACGCTGACCTGCGAGATGACCATCGAGGAAGTCACGGAGCGGGCGGACCGCTACGACCTCTCGGCGGCCGTCACCTGCGAGAACGAGGACGGCGAGACGGTGATGACCGGCACCGTCGAGGGACTGGTGTGGAAGCAGGTCTGA
- a CDS encoding Zn-ribbon domain-containing OB-fold protein — MTLNAYRCPNGHATYPGHELCPECGEEQTEAIDLSDRTAEVVTWTTNTATPPGVRQPNSLAIVEFEVEGESVRAIGQLAEDAEVEIGDEVRPVYAEELRDPDAGIREKASQEWDGYRFESV; from the coding sequence ATGACGCTGAACGCCTACCGATGCCCGAACGGGCACGCGACCTATCCGGGCCACGAACTCTGTCCCGAGTGCGGCGAGGAACAGACCGAGGCAATCGACCTGAGCGACCGGACCGCGGAGGTGGTGACGTGGACGACGAACACCGCGACCCCGCCGGGCGTCCGGCAACCCAACTCGCTGGCCATCGTGGAGTTCGAAGTCGAGGGCGAGTCGGTCCGAGCGATTGGCCAACTGGCAGAGGACGCGGAGGTCGAAATCGGCGACGAGGTGCGCCCGGTGTACGCCGAGGAACTGCGCGACCCCGACGCCGGAATCCGTGAGAAGGCGAGTCAGGAGTGGGACGGGTATCGGTTCGAGTCGGTCTGA